In Gopherus flavomarginatus isolate rGopFla2 chromosome 1, rGopFla2.mat.asm, whole genome shotgun sequence, a single genomic region encodes these proteins:
- the MRPL39 gene encoding 39S ribosomal protein L39, mitochondrial isoform X3: MRNELFTKEKERQLSLYPRIEKIEVKYVGKSHPGTSFVMNKALSTPYNCAMHLSEWHCKKSVLALVDGELWDMYRPLTKSCEIQFLTFKDENPEEVNKAYWRSCAMIMACVLKQAFKDEYSVSLIRAPEVPVISGAFCYDVVLDSRLDGWKPTEDNFRSLTKEAYNLIHKDLPFETLHVEAKVALEMFQHNRYKMDSIERKASQNPEGIVKLHRFGDFVDISEGPHIPRTSFCFQYEVTAAHSLQTSQSESIRRFQGVSLPIHLKAHHTVWRRLRERSQRLIIEDGTLEAKDDSLEAKTVST, from the exons ATGCGCAATGAACTCTTCActaaggagaaagagagacagttgTCTTTGTATCCACGAATTGAGAAGATTGAAGTAAAATATGTTGGCAAATCTCATCCTGGCACTTCATTTGTTATGAACAAAGCCTTGTCTACTCCATACAATTGTGCCATGC ACTTAAGTGAATGGCATTGTAAGAAATCAGTATTGGCACTTGTGGATGGAGAGCTTTGGGACATGTATCGGCCTTTGACCAAATCATGTGAAATTCAGTTTCTTACCTTCAAAGACGAAAATCCAGAGGAAGTGAACAAG GCCTATTGGCGTTCCTGTGCCATGATCATGGCATGTGTGTTAAAGCAGGCTTTCAAAGATGAATACTCAGTCAGCCTGATTAGGGCTCCAGAAGTGCCAG TGATCTCTGGAGCTTTCTGTTATGATGTTGTTTTGGACAGTAGGCTTGATGGCTGGAAACCAACAGAA gaCAACTTCCGTTCTCTTACAAAAGAAGCATATAATCTAATTCACAAAGATCTGCCATTTGAAACATTGCACGTTGAAGCAAAAGTGGCATTAGAAATGTTTCAGCATAACAG gtaCAAAATGGATTCAATAGAACGGAAAGCATCGCAAAATCCTGAAGGCATAGTGAAGTTACATAG GTTTGGTGACTTCGTAGATATTAGTGAAGGCCCTCACATTCCAAGGACAAGTTTTTGCTTCCAGTATGAAGTGACAGCAGCCCATAGTCTCCAAACCAGCCAGTCTGAGTCTATACGAAGGTTTCAGGGTGTGTCTCTGCCAATTCACTTAAAG GCTCATCACACAGTATGGCGAAGATTGCGGGAAAGGTCTCAGAGACTG ATTATTGAAGATGGCACTCTGGAAGCAAAAGATGACAGTCTGGAAGCAAAAACTGTATCAACATAA
- the MRPL39 gene encoding 39S ribosomal protein L39, mitochondrial isoform X2 — translation MAARWATRNLRSQHARFISTAPASRLSTAEIVQMRNELFTKEKERQLSLYPRIEKIEVKYVGKSHPGTSFVMNKALSTPYNCAMHLSEWHCKKSVLALVDGELWDMYRPLTKSCEIQFLTFKDENPEEVNKAYWRSCAMIMACVLKQAFKDEYSVSLIRAPEVPVISGAFCYDVVLDSRLDGWKPTEDNFRSLTKEAYNLIHKDLPFETLHVEAKVALEMFQHNRYKMDSIERKASQNPEGIVKLHRFGDFVDISEGPHIPRTSFCFQYEVTAAHSLQTSQSESIRRFQGVSLPIHLKAHHTVWRRLRERSQRLP, via the exons ATGGCCGCGCGCTGGGCGACCCGCAACCTGCGGAGCCAACACGCCC ggtTTATTTCAACAGCTCCTGCTTCTCGACTGTCAACGGCTGAGATTGTTCAGATGCGCAATGAACTCTTCActaaggagaaagagagacagttgTCTTTGTATCCACGAATTGAGAAGATTGAAGTAAAATATGTTGGCAAATCTCATCCTGGCACTTCATTTGTTATGAACAAAGCCTTGTCTACTCCATACAATTGTGCCATGC ACTTAAGTGAATGGCATTGTAAGAAATCAGTATTGGCACTTGTGGATGGAGAGCTTTGGGACATGTATCGGCCTTTGACCAAATCATGTGAAATTCAGTTTCTTACCTTCAAAGACGAAAATCCAGAGGAAGTGAACAAG GCCTATTGGCGTTCCTGTGCCATGATCATGGCATGTGTGTTAAAGCAGGCTTTCAAAGATGAATACTCAGTCAGCCTGATTAGGGCTCCAGAAGTGCCAG TGATCTCTGGAGCTTTCTGTTATGATGTTGTTTTGGACAGTAGGCTTGATGGCTGGAAACCAACAGAA gaCAACTTCCGTTCTCTTACAAAAGAAGCATATAATCTAATTCACAAAGATCTGCCATTTGAAACATTGCACGTTGAAGCAAAAGTGGCATTAGAAATGTTTCAGCATAACAG gtaCAAAATGGATTCAATAGAACGGAAAGCATCGCAAAATCCTGAAGGCATAGTGAAGTTACATAG GTTTGGTGACTTCGTAGATATTAGTGAAGGCCCTCACATTCCAAGGACAAGTTTTTGCTTCCAGTATGAAGTGACAGCAGCCCATAGTCTCCAAACCAGCCAGTCTGAGTCTATACGAAGGTTTCAGGGTGTGTCTCTGCCAATTCACTTAAAG GCTCATCACACAGTATGGCGAAGATTGCGGGAAAGGTCTCAGAGACTG ccctag
- the MRPL39 gene encoding 39S ribosomal protein L39, mitochondrial isoform X1 — protein MAARWATRNLRSQHARFISTAPASRLSTAEIVQMRNELFTKEKERQLSLYPRIEKIEVKYVGKSHPGTSFVMNKALSTPYNCAMHLSEWHCKKSVLALVDGELWDMYRPLTKSCEIQFLTFKDENPEEVNKAYWRSCAMIMACVLKQAFKDEYSVSLIRAPEVPVISGAFCYDVVLDSRLDGWKPTEDNFRSLTKEAYNLIHKDLPFETLHVEAKVALEMFQHNRYKMDSIERKASQNPEGIVKLHRFGDFVDISEGPHIPRTSFCFQYEVTAAHSLQTSQSESIRRFQGVSLPIHLKAHHTVWRRLRERSQRLIIEDGTLEAKDDSLEAKTVST, from the exons ATGGCCGCGCGCTGGGCGACCCGCAACCTGCGGAGCCAACACGCCC ggtTTATTTCAACAGCTCCTGCTTCTCGACTGTCAACGGCTGAGATTGTTCAGATGCGCAATGAACTCTTCActaaggagaaagagagacagttgTCTTTGTATCCACGAATTGAGAAGATTGAAGTAAAATATGTTGGCAAATCTCATCCTGGCACTTCATTTGTTATGAACAAAGCCTTGTCTACTCCATACAATTGTGCCATGC ACTTAAGTGAATGGCATTGTAAGAAATCAGTATTGGCACTTGTGGATGGAGAGCTTTGGGACATGTATCGGCCTTTGACCAAATCATGTGAAATTCAGTTTCTTACCTTCAAAGACGAAAATCCAGAGGAAGTGAACAAG GCCTATTGGCGTTCCTGTGCCATGATCATGGCATGTGTGTTAAAGCAGGCTTTCAAAGATGAATACTCAGTCAGCCTGATTAGGGCTCCAGAAGTGCCAG TGATCTCTGGAGCTTTCTGTTATGATGTTGTTTTGGACAGTAGGCTTGATGGCTGGAAACCAACAGAA gaCAACTTCCGTTCTCTTACAAAAGAAGCATATAATCTAATTCACAAAGATCTGCCATTTGAAACATTGCACGTTGAAGCAAAAGTGGCATTAGAAATGTTTCAGCATAACAG gtaCAAAATGGATTCAATAGAACGGAAAGCATCGCAAAATCCTGAAGGCATAGTGAAGTTACATAG GTTTGGTGACTTCGTAGATATTAGTGAAGGCCCTCACATTCCAAGGACAAGTTTTTGCTTCCAGTATGAAGTGACAGCAGCCCATAGTCTCCAAACCAGCCAGTCTGAGTCTATACGAAGGTTTCAGGGTGTGTCTCTGCCAATTCACTTAAAG GCTCATCACACAGTATGGCGAAGATTGCGGGAAAGGTCTCAGAGACTG ATTATTGAAGATGGCACTCTGGAAGCAAAAGATGACAGTCTGGAAGCAAAAACTGTATCAACATAA